The DNA window GTGGGTGCGGTTTTCTATGCACATTCGTTGCAATGTGTTCACCGAGATTTGAAATTGGAGAACATATTGCTGGATAAGCAGGGGTATGCTATGTTGACAGATTTTGGATTCACAAGGGAGTGTGCCACTAAGACTCAATTGGAGACCATATGTGGTACTACTGTTTATATGGCGCCAGAGTTGATCAAACGTGAGAGCTATGATGGGTACAAGGTTGACACGTGGTCATTGGGGATTATTCTTTATACCATGCTTCATGGGTTCATGCCCTTCGATGAGGAAGATCCAACGCTGACTGGATTGAAAATCATGAATGAAATGCCGCCAATCGTCGATGCGTATACGAATGTGCATGCCAAAGATCTAATTCTCAAACTCTTACGGAAAACTCCGTCAGAAAGGCCGAGCTTGAACAAAGTTCTAGAACATCCTTTTTTACAACCTTATGGGACTATCTTATTAGATACTATAGACTCTTTAATAAAGAGGCAAAGACAAGGCGATGTAAAGTTTCAATccaaaactgaaaaaagaCTACTGAAGAGGTTGAAGCAAACAGGCTTTGATACAGCTGCAATTAAGATTTCAGTTACAAAACGGAGATGTGATGCACTATGTAGCTTGTGGTATCTCTTGcttgaaaaggaaaagaagaaggagcTTCTTAAGCACCCTAGAAAGAGCAGATCAGGAATATCGGTAAGAAAAGTCTTTGATTCAGCTTCTGGCATGCAGAGCCAAGATGAGTTCAACTATGATAAGGCTACTTCATTGCGCAGGATACTTAGTATACGCAGTGAAACGTCTTCAAGACCTCCACTTCATATTGAAATACATAAAAAAGGTGTCTCGAAACAGAACTCAGGGACACATGATCCTTCAACCCTTAGCCAAGAAAGTATCacatcatcttcaaagtcTAAAATAAGCATTCTTCAGAAGTTtaccaaatattttagTAGAAGTAAGAGACAATGTGCAAATCAGCAAGTAAAAGAGCAGTCGTTGAAAGATAATCAAAATCATGTGTTCAATAACTTTAACTGGCAAGCAAAATTAGTGTCcattaataatagtaatcCAGCATTTGAATCTCGGATTCCAGACAAGCGAGATCTTAAAGCTAAAAGAATTACATATAACAAGACATCCAATGGACATCGGTTACGCGGTGCATTAACGATACAAGAACCaaacttaaaaaatgtGAAATCGCGATCATCAGGTGAAATATCTGGTCAGGTTTCGAGCTTGCCATCTGAAACGGAAGCTAATGTTCATTCGACACCACATACTACACCTTTAGGAAGGATCAGGCCATCTTCGATGCTCTCGCAGCATTCCGCGTTGTCAAATGATACTTTTAATTCGGAATATTCTACAGATGCTCAATCTACATACAAATCACCTAATTCCTTGAGTGCAAAGATCTCTGGATTAGGACAGCTTAACGGGGGTAATACAGGTGATTCGGGTTCCTTGACtaaatctaaaatatttgcGAAAAGGGCGGTTAGCATCATGTCAAGTGCTTCAAGTACGTCAGAGATAAGTTCAAGAGCTGACTCTTTTTATGATATCACCACAGCATCCTCCCCGGTAAACCTAGATGTTAGAGTAAATCCAGGTTTAACTCCGTCTAATAGGATAGACTCAGCTTTCCCTGGAGCAGGGTCTGCTTCAAGTTCTGCCGCATGGCTTTCCAAGAGGGAAAACACTCCGTTGTTTAGACGGCCCAGAGTAAACGTCCGATCAGTTAAACGTAACAAAATGATAAGGGGAAACTCTACCGGGACACAGTCTGTTATAAAAGAGGAAAGTTCCTTCAGCGATGGTGATGATCAGCGCCCTATGTTAGTTAACAGCAGCGAGGTTTATGAAAGGTTAGATGAAAGTGTTGGGCTTGATGATGAGGTAGCTGTACAAACAGATAGCGTCTCATCAAAAGCAGAAACGCCTATATATCCCATTACTTTGAACTCAGGGTCAAAATCTGCAGACTTTACTATGGGGAGATCGTTCAGTGATGGAAGTGAGTGGTCACAAAATGGCTCATTTATTGGTCTTCATCAGAATCCTGCCTCTGGCAAACAGATAGCATCGCAAAATGATGAACATGAAGACTTGGGCATGGCAGACCACGAAGATAACTCCTGAAATTAGATGAAAATTACCAAGCTTCTCAAGAATTACCTAGGTATAATTATGTCTAATATTACGAATCAAAGTTCCTTAGCATAGTTTGCAGTGGCCCATTAACTGCTCCGTCAACCTGCATTGATTTGATTAATTCTTCTATTTCTTCCACATTAGTGCTACTTTTAGTGCTCCTCAATAAAGTTTCTAATTCATGTAACatctcttcctcttcctcttcctcccTATTCTTGCCCATTTTCCCCCTTTTTTCAGGAAATTGTGGAGCTGTATCACAATTATCAAATCGATCACTCCTATAGTTATCAAGTTCTTCCTTATTCAATTTCAGACCCTCCGTTaagaaatattcaaaaaaatcgTCTTCATTTATTTCAACATTTTCAGCCTTAAAGTATTGGCGAGCTCtctcatcctcatcaacagaatcttcgtcatcaaaTTCTGGTAGGTGATTGCCTTTATTGTTAACTCCATCGATACTATCGTTCATTTTGGATAGAAAACTGTTTAAATTTGAAGTTAGCTTTTCATTTGCAAACTCTTGTCCCGTAGCGTAACCTTCATCAATGGCATTTACCGTGTTAAACTCTATAGGCTCAGTTACTTGATGATCATTGAATAAGGCTTGCCCCAATGTGGAAGTTAACTGTGATCCAAATTCTTCAGCCTTTAGGATACTGTTATCTAGAAGATCTTGGAGTGATATGGATAAAATTGTCCCAACTAAAGTACTCTGATCAAATTTTAAAAGTTCAGAATGGTTGGATAAAAACAAAGTAAGTAACCTTGTGTGGTTGTCTGATGctaatattttcaataagGAACCGTCATCAGACGGCTTGCTGCTGATTGTTACAGCATTTAAAGAGAGCCTCTGGTCGATAAAGTTCTTTAAGAGAATTCCGGCCAACTTGGGATTTTGCTTTATTATATTGCGATGcttattatttgaaatgtTCGCGGACAACCATTTGAGTTGCCTCAGGTATTTGATAGGAAATTCATTAAGCAGGTGTTTTTCGATATGATTTGTAATCGCAGGTATCTTTACACATTTGAAATATGATTCTTTTAAAAACTCTAACGCCTCCTTACATCTGAGTCCAcgtttatttttgaaatagcTTGGTATAAACTTAAACTCACCTTCATGTATCCAATGCCTGTTATTTCCAATAGGGTACTCATATTCATCAGGAATAAAATCACTGCAGGAAACTAATACAAAATCACCATCAGTATCGCATATCTTTATGAATATCTGATTTCCAGATGATTCAGAGAATCTACGTAGCAACCCCAACATAAGAGATTCCTCTTGCTCTGCATTATCTTCCACCACTACTGTTCCAAATACAAATGGAGGGATATCGTTGCGCTTCACAACTCTAATATTAACTCCATTAAGTCTATTCCACGGATAATACTGATTCCACGGTAGAAATAGCTTTTCTAGCTCACAATATAATTTATTcactttttcaataacGTTAATTTCAAACTTGTCCAGATA is part of the Eremothecium cymbalariae DBVPG#7215 chromosome 2, complete sequence genome and encodes:
- a CDS encoding uncharacterized protein (similar to Ashbya gossypii ACR132W); translation: MSLTVPEEEISDKWLWQQEINDTVDVFEIPKHTTLVFGVFYLDKFEINVIEKVNKLYCELEKLFLPWNQYYPWNRLNGVNIRVVKRNDIPPFVFGTVVVEDNAEQEESLMLGLLRRFSESSGNQIFIKICDTDGDFVLVSCSDFIPDEYEYPIGNNRHWIHEGEFKFIPSYFKNKRGLRCKEALEFLKESYFKCVKIPAITNHIEKHLLNEFPIKYLRQLKWLSANISNNKHRNIIKQNPKLAGILLKNFIDQRLSLNAVTISSKPSDDGSLLKILASDNHTRLLTLFLSNHSELLKFDQSTLVGTILSISLQDLLDNSILKAEEFGSQLTSTLGQALFNDHQVTEPIEFNTVNAIDEGYATGQEFANEKLTSNLNSFLSKMNDSIDGVNNKGNHLPEFDDEDSVDEDERARQYFKAENVEINEDDFFEYFLTEGLKLNKEELDNYRSDRFDNCDTAPQFPEKRGKMGKNREEEEEEEMLHELETLLRSTKSSTNVEEIEELIKSMQVDGAVNGPLQTMLRNFDS
- a CDS encoding non-specific serine/threonine protein kinase (similar to Ashbya gossypii ACR133C), yielding MIASKVEQNNLKAAIGASYNKLYGQFSSNELKEVGNYKILKQVGEGSFGKVYLANHKLTHQKVVLKTGEKKDPNVVREVFYHRQFDFPFITKLYEVIVTESKVWMALEYCPGNELYDYLLQKQRIPLDETSKLFAQIVGAVFYAHSLQCVHRDLKLENILLDKQGYAMLTDFGFTRECATKTQLETICGTTVYMAPELIKRESYDGYKVDTWSLGIILYTMLHGFMPFDEEDPTLTGLKIMNEMPPIVDAYTNVHAKDLILKLLRKTPSERPSLNKVLEHPFLQPYGTILLDTIDSLIKRQRQGDVKFQSKTEKRLLKRLKQTGFDTAAIKISVTKRRCDALCSLWYLLLEKEKKKELLKHPRKSRSGISVRKVFDSASGMQSQDEFNYDKATSLRRILSIRSETSSRPPLHIEIHKKGVSKQNSGTHDPSTLSQESITSSSKSKISILQKFTKYFSRSKRQCANQQVKEQSLKDNQNHVFNNFNWQAKLVSINNSNPAFESRIPDKRDLKAKRITYNKTSNGHRLRGALTIQEPNLKNVKSRSSGEISGQVSSLPSETEANVHSTPHTTPLGRIRPSSMLSQHSALSNDTFNSEYSTDAQSTYKSPNSLSAKISGLGQLNGGNTGDSGSLTKSKIFAKRAVSIMSSASSTSEISSRADSFYDITTASSPVNLDVRVNPGLTPSNRIDSAFPGAGSASSSAAWLSKRENTPLFRRPRVNVRSVKRNKMIRGNSTGTQSVIKEESSFSDGDDQRPMLVNSSEVYERLDESVGLDDEVAVQTDSVSSKAETPIYPITLNSGSKSADFTMGRSFSDGSEWSQNGSFIGLHQNPASGKQIASQNDEHEDLGMADHEDNS